The sequence TTATGGCCCTGGGTCTATTTTTGGGTCGAAGCGGTCCCGGCTTGAGAAATGGAAAACCGGTTATGTTTAACGCAAAGGTGCTTCATGGCCAATTCAAGGATCGTTTTGGTGCCACCTGCTGCAGAATTCTGACCAAAGACCTCAAGTGGGGTTCCAAGGATCATTTTCAACAGTGCTCGCTTCGCGCCGGGTTCAGTGCTGAAATGTCAGCCCGTCTTATATTGCAAAAAAAACCGGAATTGATCCATCAGGCCGACCGTTCATATCTGGACCAACAGGATTCAAAATTTGCCGCGGGATTGAAAAAGATCGCCAATACCATCCGAAGATAGCCGAATCCTAACGTTTCGTCATTTATTCAAAAGGAGCGCTGCTTGGCAACGTGGAATATTTTTCAGAAGCCGACCTTGCTGAGTCTATCAAAGACGTGCGGGTGAGCTGCTAAAATCGACCCGGTCGGGCTCGGCAAATTGTTGGAAAAACTAC comes from Candidatus Desulfatibia profunda and encodes:
- a CDS encoding C_GCAxxG_C_C family protein, whose translation is MFLKINTMKHAKSTPDPKVEELIARIKLRTQNLFLTKQLMCAEAVLTVMNQGLGGGLPPEMAVRLTSGLPEGVGGSGCTCGSLTGGVMALGLFLGRSGPGLRNGKPVMFNAKVLHGQFKDRFGATCCRILTKDLKWGSKDHFQQCSLRAGFSAEMSARLILQKKPELIHQADRSYLDQQDSKFAAGLKKIANTIRR